TGATCATGGCGCGCCAGCTCCGCCCGCACCGCATCCTCTTGCCCCACCAGATAGATGGGCATGCCGAACTCGCGCGCCGCCAGCACCGCCCCTTCCACCGGGGCGGCCGGCGCGTGGTCGCCGCCCATGGCGTCCAGCACTACTGGGATGTCCTCGAAACGACCTGTCACCATCCTTCCTCCTCCATCCATGTGGCGATTTCCCGCACCAGCCTGTCCCGACTCTCCGGCGTCACGGTGATGAGGCGCACATCTGGACGGGAACGCACAGCCCGCAGGAACGGGTCATCCTGCAGTCCCACCGTTCCCAGCACCGGCGCATCGGCGTCCAGCGCACCCTGCACTGCCTGCCGGAAGCGGGAGGAGAGACATTCCATCCGGCCGATCTCATCAATGACCAGGATGCCCTGTGCGGGGAGCGCCTCCAGCTCGATGGCCGGCAGGATTTCCGCTTCGAAGGCCGGGAGCTGTACGTAATACTTGCCCACCCGCCAGGGGGACGGCATCCCGACATGGGCCAGGATGGCGCGCCGGCCGTCCAGCCGCACCGCCTCAAAGCCCAGGCGCACGCCCCGCTCCCGTAGCTCGCGGGTGTAAAAGCCGCGGGCCGGCCTCCCCAAAAGCTCCAGCAGGCGCAGGATGAGCGTCGTTTTGCCCACACCGGGCCGGCCGGTCAGCAGGATGTTATGCGGCACGTCTCACCCCCGCGGCCGGTCGCTGTGCCGGCTTCGCGCCCGATTATACCATGCGGCTGGTCAAAGGGCAATACACGGCCCGCCGGGCAGTTGGACCTGTACCCCCTTAGTGAAAGGCCTACTGTATGGTGTGGGTTTTCGGCCGGCGGTGGCGAAGCCACAGCGTGATGCCGGCCCCCACGATGCAGGCCAGGGAAATCCACTGGGCCGTTGCGACGCCGGCCACTTTCCAGGCATCCGGGCGCAGGAACTCCAGCCAGAAGCGGATGAAGGGGTAGAGGATGAAATAGGCGAGGAAGGTGTCGCCGTCGCGCCGGCCGCCCCGCCGGCCCCACCACAGCAGGAACAGGAACGCGGCGAAATTCGCCAGCGACTCGTACAGGAACACGGGGTGGAAGCGCTCGTAGGCCTCCAGGCCCGGCAGTCGGTGCGCCGGGTCAATGTACACGCCCCAGGGCAGGTTGGTGGGCGGGCCGTACAGCTCTTGGTTGAAGAAGTTGCCCCAGCGGCCGATGGCCTGGGCGAGGAGCACCCCGGGCGCCGCGTAGTCCAGCCAGCGCAGGAAGGGCAGTTTGGCCCAGCGCGTGTACAGCCATATGCCCAGGATGCCGCCGGCGATGCCCCCGTAGATGCCAAACCCCCGCAGGCCGCCGCGCCAGAAGGCAAAGATGGCCTCCGGGTGCTGGCGGTAATACCACCAGCCCACGCCGGCCGCCGGCGTGGAGAAGACATGATACAGCCGCGCCCCTATGATCCCCAGCACCAGGGCGACCGCCAGCATGTTCCAGACGTGCGCCGGGTCATCGCCGCGGGCGCGCGCCAGTCGGCCGGCGACCAGCCCGCCGGCCGCCGCTCCCAGCACAATCAGAAAGCCGTACCAGTGGATCGCCAGAGGGCCTATGTGGAGCAGGATTTCCCCCGGGGAGCGCATCCTTACCGCCCTATACCGCCTCTGCCCCGCGCCGGCGCCAGGCCAGCCAGACGAGAAAGAGCGTCAGCAGTGTCGTGACGACGATCATCTCCCACATCATGAAGGTCTCCGACACGCCGGGCGCCATGCGCGGGCGGAAACCCAGGCCGTAGTCCACCCAGTCGGAGAGGTAGAACCAGGCGCCGGCCAGCAGGGCGTGCCGCAGGCGAAGGCGGGTCAGGAACGAGGCCAGCATCACCCCTTCCAGTATCATGCCGATATGGGTCAGCGTCATGACCACGCTTTCGGTGGTGGCGGGATAGCCGGCGCGCCAGAAGAGGATCCAGACTGTGACGGTCCAGATGCCGTATTTGATAAGGCCAACCGTAGTGATGGCGTTGAACCAGGTCCATTCGCGCCGGCCGAGGGCGATGCCGGCCAGCGCCACCGCGAAGAGGGCGGCGAACAGCGGGCAGTCCGGCACGAAGACCAGCGCCCACCAGGGAGTCTGGAGCAGGTCAGCGCCGTACCAGTAGATGGCGCCGATGACGCCGGCGATGACATTGATGACGAACAGCGTCCACAGCGCCCATGGGCGCAGGATAAGGGCCCGCACCTGCCGATAGGTCTGCGCCACAGCGGTCATTTCTCCCCTCCAGAGTTGGTCCGTCCCAGCACACGAACGGGCACCCCTCCGACAATGGTGTGAGGCGGCACGTCCTTATTCACCAGGCTCATGGCGGAGACCACCGCACCGTCCCCGATGATGACACCCGGCAGTACGGTCACATTGGCGCCGATCATCACGTCCCGCCCGATAACCACGGGGCCGGTGCGCAGTTCGTGCCGCAGGAACTCATGGGCCAGGATCACGCTGTTGTATCCGAGAATGGTATTGTCGCCGATGGTGATAAGCTCGGGGAAGAAGATATCGAACATGGACATCAGGCCGGCGGAGACCCGTGCGCCCACCTTCATCCCCGTCCAGCGGAACAGCACGTTCTTCAGGTTCTCGGAGGGGAGGTAGCGGCAGAGGAAGATGAGGATGAAATTGCGCACCACTTTCCAGGGGCTGGCGAAGCGGGTCCAGTACTGCAGGGAGTTGTGCGGCCCCGGGCAGGGGTGGATGGTCAAGCGCTCCAGCCGGCGGTTGACCAGCTCCTCCTCCATTTGCGCTTCTGACAGTTCCTTTTCGCTCATGCGCTCTTCTCCCGCGTCGGAATGGGTGTGCCTGTCACTTGGTCGAGGGTTGCCCCCATCCTCCGCCGGCTGGACGGGCATGGGCACCTGCGGTATAATATCGCGGTGATGCGTGTGGGCATCCGCCCGCCGGCCGGCATTCCAGCGCACGGAGTGATCCCCATGCTCTGGCCGTTGCTCTGGTTCATTATAACCCTACTGCCCATGATCTGGCTGAACCGCTGGATCAGCCGGCATCTCCAGGGATTAGGACTGCTCCTGAGCGGCAGTCCCAATGCCGCCGTCGTCTTCTATTTCGTGGTGATGCTGCCAGGCATCCTGGTGCACGAGCTCAGCCACTGGGCGACCGCCCGTCTGCTGGGCCTGCGCACCGGTAAGATCACCCTTGGGCCGGCCCGCAGTGGCGCAAAGGTGCGGCTTGGCGCTGTGCGCATCGCTCGGGCGGACCCCTTGCGCGAAAGCCTGGTGGGGCTGGCCCCTCTGCTGGCCGGCTCTGGCCTGATTCTGCTCATCGGCCAGATCGTCTTCAACCTGCGACAGCTCACCCAGGCCTTTGTGCTGGGGGACGCGGCCTGGTTCTTCCAGACGCTGGCCGGCAATATCAAAACACCGGACTTCTGGATCTGGCTCTATCTGATTTTTGCCCTCAGCAACGCCATGCTCCCGAGCGAATCGGACCGGCGCGCCTGGCTCCCCTTGGGCATTTTCCTCGGCGTCGGAATCATCGTGCTGGTCATCATCGGCTGGTCGCCGGCCATCCCGCCGGCCCTGCTGGACCGCGCCATCGGCCTGGTGGGCTATTTGGACCTGGCCTTCGTCATCACCTTAGCGGCCGACCTGATCTTCATGGGGCTGATTGCCGGCAGTGAGGCCCTTATCGGCTGGCTCACCGGCAGTCGGGTGCGCTACTCCTGAGAGCGGGAGCTGACGCCGGCTCACGTACACAAGCACCGCCAGCGTGATGCCTCCCAGCACCAGCAGGGCCAGCACTTTGTAGACGCGCTTGGAGATGACGAGCGCCAGCACGCCGAAGGCCAGGCAGAACAGATAGTACAGCAGGGCGATGGCGCGGGGTGAAAGGCCCAGGTCGTACAGCCGGTGATGGAGATGGCCCCGGTCGCCGGCGCCGATGGGCCGGCCGGCGCGCCAGCGGTTCAGGATCTGCCAGGCCACATCCACGATGGGCAGGCCCATGACCAGCAGGACGGTGGCCACCTTGGCGCCGGCCATGATGGACAGGGCCGCCACCGCATAGCCCAGGAAGAAGCTCCCCGAACTGCCCATAAAGACCTTGGCCGGCGCGAAATTGAAGGGCAGAAACCCCAGTGCCGCTCCCAACAGCGCCAGCGGCAGGAGCGCCACGCTGTACTGCCCCTCGCGCAGCATGTGAACCGTCAGGACGATGCACAGGATGGCTGTCACGCCGGCGGCCAGCCCATCCACCCCGTCCAGAAAGTTGACCGTGTTGATCATCCCCATGAACCAGAGAACCGTGAGCAGGATCACTGCCCACCCGGGGAAGATGATCAGCGTATTGGTGAAGGGATTCATCACCCGCTCGATGATGATCAGGTACGGGATGGAGAGCAAGGCGACGGCGAGCTGGGCGAGGAACTGCGGCTTCGGCCCCAGCCCCAGCCGGTCATCCAGCAAGCCGAAGACGAACATGAAGGTACAGCCCCACAGCAGGCCGGCCAGGCGCACGATCTCCTTCGGGTCGTTGCGCGCCGGCTGAAGATGAGGGGGAAGCAGGAGGGACAGCAGTACTGCCGCGACGAATGGGAGATAGAGGCCAGGCCCGCCGAGCCGGGAGATGACGCCGTGGTGCCGTCGGCGGCCCCCCGGCGCGTCCACCATGCCGAGCCGTTCCCCCAGCCGGCGTGCCGCCGGCGTGATCAGCAGGGCGAGGAGGAAGGCGGTGCCGAACGTCAGGGCATAAGGCCCTACGCTTCCCCACATGTGGTGCCTTCGCTCGGTTCCGATTCGCCGGCAGGGGTGAAACGCACCAGCGCCACGCCGGCCTCGCTCAGGAAGATGCGCGCCTGCGGGTCCGGGTAATC
This genomic stretch from Anaerolineae bacterium harbors:
- a CDS encoding phosphate--acyl-ACP acyltransferase, producing the protein MVTGRFEDIPVVLDAMGGDHAPAAPVEGAVLAAREFGMPIYLVGQEDAVRAELARHDHKGLPLTLVPASETIGMDEQPSLAVRRKKDSSIVVGMRLVKEGKARA
- a CDS encoding NTPase; translated protein: MPHNILLTGRPGVGKTTLILRLLELLGRPARGFYTRELRERGVRLGFEAVRLDGRRAILAHVGMPSPWRVGKYYVQLPAFEAEILPAIELEALPAQGILVIDEIGRMECLSSRFRQAVQGALDADAPVLGTVGLQDDPFLRAVRSRPDVRLITVTPESRDRLVREIATWMEEEGW
- the lgt gene encoding prolipoprotein diacylglyceryl transferase yields the protein MRSPGEILLHIGPLAIHWYGFLIVLGAAAGGLVAGRLARARGDDPAHVWNMLAVALVLGIIGARLYHVFSTPAAGVGWWYYRQHPEAIFAFWRGGLRGFGIYGGIAGGILGIWLYTRWAKLPFLRWLDYAAPGVLLAQAIGRWGNFFNQELYGPPTNLPWGVYIDPAHRLPGLEAYERFHPVFLYESLANFAAFLFLLWWGRRGGRRDGDTFLAYFILYPFIRFWLEFLRPDAWKVAGVATAQWISLACIVGAGITLWLRHRRPKTHTIQ
- a CDS encoding DUF1405 domain-containing protein, producing MTAVAQTYRQVRALILRPWALWTLFVINVIAGVIGAIYWYGADLLQTPWWALVFVPDCPLFAALFAVALAGIALGRREWTWFNAITTVGLIKYGIWTVTVWILFWRAGYPATTESVVMTLTHIGMILEGVMLASFLTRLRLRHALLAGAWFYLSDWVDYGLGFRPRMAPGVSETFMMWEMIVVTTLLTLFLVWLAWRRRGAEAV
- a CDS encoding acyltransferase translates to MSEKELSEAQMEEELVNRRLERLTIHPCPGPHNSLQYWTRFASPWKVVRNFILIFLCRYLPSENLKNVLFRWTGMKVGARVSAGLMSMFDIFFPELITIGDNTILGYNSVILAHEFLRHELRTGPVVIGRDVMIGANVTVLPGVIIGDGAVVSAMSLVNKDVPPHTIVGGVPVRVLGRTNSGGEK
- a CDS encoding undecaprenyl/decaprenyl-phosphate alpha-N-acetylglucosaminyl 1-phosphate transferase, which produces MWGSVGPYALTFGTAFLLALLITPAARRLGERLGMVDAPGGRRRHHGVISRLGGPGLYLPFVAAVLLSLLLPPHLQPARNDPKEIVRLAGLLWGCTFMFVFGLLDDRLGLGPKPQFLAQLAVALLSIPYLIIIERVMNPFTNTLIIFPGWAVILLTVLWFMGMINTVNFLDGVDGLAAGVTAILCIVLTVHMLREGQYSVALLPLALLGAALGFLPFNFAPAKVFMGSSGSFFLGYAVAALSIMAGAKVATVLLVMGLPIVDVAWQILNRWRAGRPIGAGDRGHLHHRLYDLGLSPRAIALLYYLFCLAFGVLALVISKRVYKVLALLVLGGITLAVLVYVSRRQLPLSGVAHPTAGEPADKGLTAGNQPHEDQVGR